In Granulicella mallensis MP5ACTX8, the sequence AGGCCCGAACGATATTCACGTCATTGGACGGAACGCAAGCCAAACCAAACGAGCAAAGTTCGTAGTGTTCCTGGTAAAGGACAAAGGAGCTCCGGTGCTCATGCCGGTGAACTAAGCCGCGCGCCGCGCCATATCATCGGGGATGCTGACGATCCTCCCATCAACGAAGAGGTGGTCGAGAAAATGCCGCGAGATAGACTATGACCATCGCAATGGCAGAAGAACCCATTTCGGAAACTCCATTGTCTGTTCGCCGTGGTCTAGAAGACGGAGAGCATGACGATGGTCTGTTGGTCTTTGCCGAGGTGCGTCCACGTTTGTTCGGCATCGCTTACCGCATGCTCGGAAGTGCGGCTGAAGCCGAGGATATCGTGCAGGATGTCTGGTTGCGGTGGCAGGCTACCGATCGCAACATCGTTGAGAGCCCGTCGGCATTTCTGGCCACGACAACTACACGAATGTGTATCAACTTCTCCCAGAGTGCCCACTCGCGCCGGGAAACCTACGTCGGTCCCTGGCTTCCCGAACCCGTGGACACCAGCAGCGATCCTGCGTTAGGCGCAGAGCGCGGCGAAGCTTTGGGACTTGCCATCCTGCTGCTCCTTGAGAAGCTGTCTCCTACAGAACGTGCCTCCTACGTTCTGCGCGAAGCGTTCGATTACTCCTACCGCCAGATCGCGGACATCATACAAATGGAGGAAGCGAATACCCGCCAACTCGTCTCTCGTGCCCGTAAGCACATTGCAGATGGGCGGCGCACACCGGTCAGTTCTGAGGAACAGCGCCGCCTGCTGGAAGCCTTTATCGGTGCCGCTCAAAAGGGAGACCTGGCCACGCTGGAAGGTCTCTTCGTAGAAGATGTCGTCTCTTATTCGGATGGTGGGGGCATTGTGCGTACAGCTGCTCGAGCCCCGGTTTCTGGTCGCGATCATGTTGCGAAGTTCATTACCTCCTTCGCTTCCCATTTCTGGACGGGCATAACGCTCCGGTGGATTGAAACAAACGGACAGGCATCCGTTCTTCTGTCACGCGATGGCATCCCGGTTGCGCTCGCAACGGTAGACGCTTCGGTAGAAGGAATCCATCAGATTATGTGGATACTGAGACCGAGCAAGCTCGCTGCAATTTCGCAGACGGGAAGGCTTTGAATCTTCCATCTGGCTCGAGGGGTTCGATAAAGATCACCTAGATTTTTAGAAACGCGTCAAGGTTTGGCCTGGTTCTGGCGTTCCCGCGTAACAAAACCCAGGCAGATGACGCTGGACATCCATAGAGGCACTATGGATACTAGGACTACTTCACGGTGCCCAATCGCGAGATTGGGCTTAAATGGGAATCAGGCGAGAATCCGGAACTGCCCCGCAGCGGTACGCAGGAACGAACACTCCGATAGAAGCACTGGTTCGCCATGAACTGGGAAGCAGGAGCAAGTAGGTAGCCTGCAAGTCCGAAGAACTGCCGAGAAACTTGCTCCATAACGAGCATAGATATACCGCTTCCGAGGGGAAGGCAGGATAATGGCAGCGCTTTCTCTACTGCTGCATCTAACCTGTCAGCTACTTCCGGCCTGTTTTGAGAATGGCTCGTTTTGAGCCATAGCCGTCTCTATAACCAGACCGGTCGCATCTGTTCCATTCGGCATTGCAGGCAGTCGCTCGTTTGCCATCATGAATGAGAAAATTATCTAGTGGATTCGGTCTGCAGCCGCGCCCGATGAACCGTTCGCTGAACCGGAGGTTTCGCTTCAATGACGCCTACCTTAGCGCTTTCGCTGCATCTAACCTCTGATCGCTCCGAGGCTGGGAAAATTCCTGGTCTCGTGGTCCACCCAGGTCGCTATAGTATTTTGTTTATCGCTAACGGCTTGCGGGCCACATTAGGACAAGCATGAAAACTTCAGAGGTGCTCCAAGCCTGGTCGACGATTCTGGCTGGCCGGTCCCCTTCGCTGTCGATTGAGATCACCAAGGAATGCCCCTTACGGTGTCCGGGATGCTATGCCTTCGATGCGGCACATCTTGGAAGCGAGATGCAGTTGCGTCAGCTCTCCGACTTCAAAGGCGAGGAGTTGGTCACGAGAGTGCTTGCTCTGATCGATGAACGCAAACCGCTTCACGTGTCTCTCGTAGGCGGTGATCCGTTCGTTCGACATCGTGAGCTTGAGTTACTGCTGCCTCACTTGGAGAGCCGCGGGATACACACGCAGATCGTGACGAGCGCCTTCAGAATTATTCCGAGCTCGTGGAATCAGTTCAAGCTGTTGAACGTTGTGGTCTCGATCGATGGCTTGCAGCCGGAGCACGATGAACGGCGCAAGCCCGCCACCTATGAACGGATACTGAAGAACATCCGTGGCGCCAGAATCACCATTCATTGCACCATCACCTCCCAGATTGCAGACCGTGAAGGCTACCTGGAAGAGTTTCTGCGTTTCTGGAGTGCGCAGCCGGAGATTGTGAGGGTATGGTTCAGTCTCTTCACCCCTCAACGCGGCGCCACTGACCCGGAGATCCTCACGACCTCGCAAAGAGCCTCTGTACTTGCCGATCTGCAACGCTTGCGGAAGAGTTATCCGATTCTGGATATGCACGAGAGGGTGATTCAGGAGATCGCCTCTCCGCCGAAGAGCCCAGGTGAGTGCATCTTTGCGCAGACAACCGAGACGATCTCGGCAGATCTGAAGACGCAGATCACTCCCTGCCAATTCGGTGGAGATCCCGATTGCGAGAATTGTGGCTGCATCGCCTCCATGGGGTTAGCTGCTGTCGGCCATCATCGTGTGATCGGGCCGCTTACTGCCGGCCATCTCTTTACGGCCTCGGATCGATTGGGCAAGGGCTGGAGAGGGTTGCGGAATAAACTCTCGCCAAAACCAAGACAGGTGCCAGAACCGTCGCCGTTCAAAATACTTTAGAAGAGGATCTATCATCGATGATCAAGCATCGGCAGACGGGGAGATTTTGTGGGGCAGTGGTCAAGGGTTCCGAAGCAGTGGTATTCGATGGTTGCCGAAACCGCCGACTCGGTTCTTCTTGAAACCTCACGCTTCGACCCGGAAAATCGGCAGAGTCTTCTCTTTCTCCATCCTGTTCGGGTGTTGTCTGCATCCAGGCATGACGCAATCCCGGCTCTCTTCCGCGAGCTTGAAGACGCGCTCGCCGCGGGCTTTTATGTCGCCGGATTTGTCGGCTATGAATGCGGATATCACTTTCAGTCCCTGGAGGATATAGCACCGGCTCGATCAGAACTGCCTCTCGCCTGGTTCGGTGTCTACCGGGAACCGCTCGTCCATCACCACCACAGGAGTGATGAAGAAGGTGAAGCGACTCCACCTGCCTCCAACGAATCCGGCAACCTGTTGGAGATGCTTCCGGAACAAACCTTCCTGACGATCTCAGAAGCCGAGTACTGTGCAAGGGTTGAACGGATTCAGGACTACATCCGGGCAGGCGATACCTATCAGGTGAACTTCACGGATGCTGTCGATGCCCGGACAAAGTTGTCCGCTACGGAGCTCTTTGCCGAACTCTTCCATCGACAGCCGGTTTCTTACAGTGCTTTCCTGAATGTGGACGGAAACCATATCCTTTCCTTCTCGCCGGAGCTGTTCTTCCGCATTGAGGACGGCCGGATCGTGACTCGCCCCATGAAGGGCACGATGCCCCGAGGCCGCGATTCCAGAGAGGATATCGAGGCCGCTGCACGACTGCAGCAGGACGAAAAGAATCGCGCAGAGCATGTGATGATCGTCGACCTTCTTCGCAATGATCTTGGCCGCATCTGCACGATGGGAAGTATCCAGGTCGAAGACATCTTCTCGGTTGAGAAGTACAGAACTCTTCTCCAGATGACCTCGACGATCTCTGGAACACTTCAGGCTGAGCTCGGATACTACGACATCTTTCGAAGCTTGTTCCCCAGCGGCTCCATCACGGGAGCTCCAAAGATCAGGACGATGCAGATCATTCGCGAACTGGAACAGAAGCCTCGGGAGATCTACACCGGAGCCATCGGTTTCATTGCGCGGGATCGATCCTCGATCTTCAACGTCGCGATTCGAACCCTTGTCCTCAAGGACGGACGAGTCCGGATGGGTGTCGGCGGCGGTATCGTGGCGGATTCGGTTCCTTCGGACGAGTACAGGGAGTGCCAGCTCAAAGCAAGTTTCCTGTCCCGGTCAGGACCGGCCTTTCAACTCATCGAAACGATGCTCTGGAACGGAGAGTACGCTCTTCTGTCCATGCACCTGGACCGCATGGAATCGTCCGCCTCGTACTTCGAGTTTTCCTTTGATCGCGCATCGATCACGCGACAACTCCTTGAGCGGGCGCATCCGTTTCCCCCCGGAGAACACTATCGCGTGCGGTTGCTGTTGGACTCTGCCGGCAAGGCGACGATTACGTCCACAGCCTTTCAACCCGGCCAATCGACCTGTTCTGTCCGCATCTCTTCGGAACGCACCTCTTCTGACGATGTCTTCCTGCGGCACAAAACAACACGCCGCGAACGATATGAACATCTCTTCTCCGAGGCCCGCGCCGATGGTTTCGATGAGGTTCTCTTCCTCAACGAGAGGGAAGAGGTGACGGAAGGGGCAATCAGTAATATCTTCATCCTCCGCGAAGGCAAGCTTATGACTCCACCTCTAAGCTCTGGTGTCTTGCCCGGAATCTTCCGCAGGCATCTTCTCGAAACCAATGTGTCGGCAGAGGAGCGAGTCCTTCATCTCGAAGACCTCGAATCGGCAGACGGCATTTTTCTGTGCAATGCTCTTCGCGGTATGCGCCAGGTGAGCTCCCTTCATCCAAGCGACAACTTACACAAATAAAAATGGCCGCGAGAGGGAGACTCCAGGCCATTTTTATTTCTGAACCTATATAGGTTCAGAAATAAAGTGACATTCCAGAGATGTGTGGTGCCCATCAGCCCCGTATCCTGCTGTGTTCGATTGCAAAGAGGCAAAGACTGCGGGTTCGAGGCGAAGCGCATTCTTCTCCCGGTTCGCAATCTACAAACGTGGATTGAGCAGAACATCCTGCTCGTTCTCAAGGATGCTCCGTTCGACAAGAAAGACGCGCATCTTGTCGCCATTGCCGGGAATTGTGTGGACTGCCCCCAAACGGACAGGGCACAATAAGGGGCTCCTGGTAGAACGCCAAATTTTTCTTGTAACCCCGGAGCGGGTTGAGCGTCGAAGGTTGTAACATCCCATGCGTTCCTGTATCCCCCAAAAGGGGGAGATTACGCCGCTGGTCCATGGGGCTGGCTTGGGTGTGTTTAATTGCAATCGATCTCAAAAGGGACGTGGTCTCATGGTCATAAAGTCCAAATACGACAATGATTCGAGCGACGTCCTTCCATCCGCGCCTGCACCCCTCAATGCGTCCATCCGCCTCGAACGAAAGCATCCTCTTGCCATACGCTGGATGCACTGGATCAATTTCCCTGTGCTGTTCACCATGATTTGGAGTGGCGTTCTTATCTACTGGAATGATTCGGATAATGCCTATCGGCACCCACATGCCATCTATCGCGTGGGGATCGGCAAGTTTACCCTCATCCGATTGTTTCCAGACTGGTTTTACCAGAAGCTTCATGTGCCGTACTCCGTAACGCAGGGGCTTGGCTACCACTTTTTCTTTATGTGGATCTTCGGCCTGAATGGGCTCCTGTACGTGCTGTATACCTCGTTCTCAGGGGAGTGGCGCTTTCTTGTACCCGAACGCCGCAGCCTGCGAGACGCGATTCAGGTCACCCTGGTCGACCTTCATCTGAGGAAGGGACTCCCTGCACAGACGAAGTACAACGGTGCGCAACGAATCGCTTATACCTCCGTCATTCTGATGGGAGTGGGGATGCTCGTGACGGGCCTGGCCATCTACAAGCCGACACAGGCACACTGGCTCACAACTCTGCTGGGTGGCTATGAGATGGCCCGATGGCTGCATTTCTGGATCACGATGAGCTTTCTGGGCTTCTTTGTCGTTCATGTACTGCAGGTGATCCTTGCGGGATGGAACAACTTTCGAGCCATGGTCAGTGGGAGAGAGATCCAGAGAGTGGAAGATCCTTCGATTGAGGCGGAACGGCGGAGTCACCGATGAGCGAACACGACGAATTACCCGTAGAGGCTCAGAAGCTTTTAGAGGTTCAGAAGGTAGAGGCTCCACAGCCCGGGCCGCCTGAGGTTGCTGCAAAGCCAGACGACTCGGTTACTGCGAAGCCAGCCGAAGTGGCTGCTGCAGCACCAGCCGAGACGGCTGTGGCGAAATCATCAGAAGCATCTGTTGAGAAATCGCCTGAAGCAGCCACCGCAAAGCCAGACGATATCGTTGCTGCACCAGCACCAGGGCCTCAGCCGGCCCCGAAGGAATCCTCTCCTTCTGAGTCAAAGCCCGTCGTTGAATTGACGGCAAAGCCGCCTGCACCGATCGCCGTTCCTCCAACGGCGACGCAACATGGCGATGCGCCTCCAGTTGAGCTGGCGGCGGACGAAGAAGATGAAGAGGATTTGGGTGTTGATCTGGAACAGAGAGCGATTGCCGACGCTGCCGTTCTGGCTGAATCGCGCAGGCACACCCGCCGTTCGTTCATTGGCGCTTCCATTGCCGCGGCTGCGGGCTATGGGTTTTATCGTTGGATCGACCGGAGCCCTGGTGTCGGGATGCAGCGGTTCCCGCTCCGTGATGCCTTCAGGACGAACGCGGCTATCTCGCGAGCCGTATCGGGTGACCGCGCGCTCGCACCCACGTATCCGCTCAAAGCTGCGAAAGATCTTCGCGTAAATGGTGTCTTCGGTCTGAAGAAGATGCTGGCGCCGCAAGGTTGGCGGCTGCAGTTGGTCGGTATGCAGGATGCTGCGGCACATCCGCGATTCACGACGGATGTGACTGCCTGGGAGTACCAATACGTAGCTGAAGCCAGCCACGAAGACCAGGGTCATGACACGAAGGTGGATCCCAATGCCCGCACCGCCGAGAAGATGGCCCCGGAACCCATGCTCGGTCAGGCCAAGGCTGCGGAAGAGAGCATCGGCCGCCGCATGCCTCGCGGGCGGGAAGAGGCCGGCGAAAGCAGCAGCACCCTTATGCCGGGTACGTCCGGACTGTTGCTGACGATGGAAGACATCCTGAAGCTTCCTCGTCACGAACTGGTGACTCAATTCAAGTGCATCGAAGGCTGGAGCGAGATCGTGCATTGGGCTGGAGTGCGCATGGCCGATTTCATCGAGGCGTATCCGCCCGCCCTTATCGATGGCAAGGAGCCAAAGTATGTTTACATGGAGACGCCGGACGGAGACTACTATACGGGTTATGACCTTGATGTCTGCCGACACCCGCAGACGCTGCTGGTCACGGAGATGATGGGCGCACCTCTGACGCAGTTCCACGGAGCTCCGCTTCGCCTGCACATGCCTACGAAGTACGGTTACAAGCAGATCAAGCGGATAGGGCTGATCAGCTATACGAACGCGAAGCCGGACGACTACTGGACCAAACTCGGATACGACTGGTATGCGGGATTATGAAGAAACAGAATCGTCCCGATGTAGAAGGCGGCAAGCTGTGAGGCGTATGACTGAAGCCCGTTGGGGCATCATCCAACTCGAAGTCCCTTTACAGACTCTAAACGCGAAGACTCGCCCTTCATGAATATCTTTGGATAAGTTCAGTAGGATTGTCCTGCGGTTCATGCGTTCAATCCGGTCATTACAAAAAATCAGATGAGTTCAACCATGGGTTCAAGCCAATACGATCTCACCGGCCAAAAGGCCTTGCCTCCGCCAGAAAGCTTGTTTGAGCGATGTCACTGGCTCTATGCACTTTGCAGAGAGTACCTGTTTCGCGACCACACCCCTGAAATTACAAACGCGCTCTTTCCGACCGGTACTCCCGCGGACGGAACCAGGATCCTCGAACTCGGCTGCGGTCCTGGCCTCTATGCCTGCCGGTTTGCTAAAGAGTATCCGCAGATTACGGCCACCGGCATCGACCTGTCTAAGCGCCTTATTCAGCGAGCGCGGGAACGGGCCAGCAATCTTCGGTTGCACAATTGCACCTTCATCGAAGGCGATGCGCAGGCACTGAAGGAACTTCCGCACTCTGTCGATGCCGTCATCGTCTCCCGCCTCTTCCTCATCGTTCCCGACAAAGAAGCTGTTCTCGCGGAGATCTTCCGGGTACTGCGTCCGGGCGGACGATGTTTCATTGCAGAGCCGACCTCCGGCTTCAGGACCAGGCTGCCTCTCGGCGCCATGTGGCTCCTGGCTCGCTTGACGACCAGTCCCGTTGCGAAATACAGAGAGCCACAGCAGGCGGAGGTCATGCCGTCTGCCGATTTCGTCGAGCTGGTGCGGACACCCTCCTGGGCCTCGGTCGACGTGCATTACGATGACTGGTACCAGTATGCGATCTGCCAGAAGAGCGAATTACAAGCTGAGCAACCCAGCCGGAGTACCTCCTGAATGCCCTATACGCTCCTCGATCCGTCGTGCACGGACTCCTCGCTTAAATCGAAGTGTGCTCTCGCCGTCATGGCCAAGGCTCCGCGGCCAGGCAAGGTAAAGACGCGCCTGTCGCCACCGCTGACGCTTGAGCAATCCGCGGCGCTGAACGTCTGCTTTCTCCGGGATACGACACAAAACATCGCTGAGGTCGCCAGGACGAGCCAGGCAGCCGGACTTATCTCCTATACTCCCGTTGGAGATGAAAGCCTGTTCGACGGTCTGCTCCCCGAAGACTTCGCCCTCGTTGCGCAGCGTGGCGACGGATTTGGAGAACGGCTGCTGGCTGCGGCTGAGGATATCCTCCTTTGCGGCTTCGGCGCGGTTTGCCTCATCGACTCGGACTCACCCACTGTTCCTGCCGAAGCCTTCCGTCAGGCGGTGGAAGAGTTGAACCGTCCCGGCGACCGTATCGTGCTCGGAGCTTCAAACGATGGCGGATACTACCTCATCGGCTTGAAAGCACCTCACCCTGAACCTTTCGTGAACATCCACTGGAGCACCTCGACAGTCTACGCGGAAACGGTCTCCGCCATTACCAGCGCGGGGATCGAACTCGTGGAGCTTCCCCTTTGGTACGACGTCGACGACGGAGAGACGCTGAATCTCCTTCGCGACGAACTGCTAGGAGAGATACCTCCACCCTTTACCGGAATGCCCGGTTACTCTGCTCCGCATAGCCGCAGGTTTCTCCTCGATCTCTTCGGAGCCGGCAAGTGAGTTCCGACTCCACAACACGCTGGTCCTATGCGCGGCCCTGGCTGACGAATGCCGCGCTGATTCTCATCGGTTCAGGACTGCTCCTCCTGACACGTCAGCTCATCAGCGAATTCAGCCACTTCACCATCGGCTTCTCCGGAGTCTCCGGCTGGTCCGCGATACTTTACGCACTGGCGGTTCTGGTGATTTTGACCCAACCGGTCAACCGCTACACTTTCGGCATCATCCTGGCGTTCGCGATTGCCTTTCGGCTCGTCACGCTGCTTCCTGCTCCCTATCTCTCTACTGATATCTATCGCTATGCCTGGGACGGTGTGGTGCAACATGCTCACATCTCGCCCTATCGCTATGTACCTGGTGATCCAGCCCTCACGTTTTTGCGAGCGCCCAACCAGAATCTCTTCGATCACATCAATCGCCGCGACTATGCGCACACCATCTACCCGCCGGTCGCGCAATTCATCTTCTACATCGTCACCTTCCTCAACCCCACTGTGACGTTCATGAAGCTGGCGATGGTCCTGTTCGAAGGCCTTACCTTGTATGCGCTGTTGGAGTTCTTGCGTGAACTGGGCGTTCGCCGCGAACAGTCCCTGCTCTACGCGTGGTGCCCGCTGCTCGTCTGGGAGATCGGCAGCTCCGGCCATCTTGACTCCGCCGCCATGGCCTTCATCGCGCTTGCTCTCCTTGCTCGATATCGCAGGCAGTCCCTCCTCACAGGTCTCTTCCTCGGTTTGGCAATCATGACGAAGATGTATCCCCTCGTGCTGCTCCCCGCATTATTTCGTCGCGGCGAGTACAGGATGCCCGCGACCGTGGCCGGGGTGGTTGCTCTGGGGTACGCGTGTTATTCCAGTGTGGGCCTTGGGGTCTTTGGTTTCCTCGGAAGCTACGTCCAGGAGGAAGGCATGGATACCGGCACACGCTACTTCCTGCTGGAACTCACGCAGCACGTACCCGGCCTGCACAATCTCTCCAGCAAACCCTATCTTGCCTTTGTGGCCCTGGTCTTCGCCGTGCTGATGATCTGGTGCTGGCGAACCTGCTGCAGTCCAGTGCCGCTGAAGGTAGAGACAGGACAGACCCGCCGCTTCGGCCTTCCTGCTGATGCTGACTTTCTGGTCCCGGCATTCGCGCTCGCACTCGCGTTGATGCTGCTCTTTTCGCCGCACTATCCCTGGTATGTCGCGTGGCTCGTTCCTTTCCTCGCGCTCGTACCGGACATTACCGTCTTCGCCTATATCTGCGGTCTCTTCTATCTGTGCACGACCGCGATCGCGGTAGGCACTGGGCCGCTGCAGTTTCTGCTTAACAAGATGCTCTACGGCAGCGTGTTGCTCGCGTTCGTGCTGGATATCGTCCTGCGCCGTTGGCCTATCCTTCATCCCTCTCCCAAGCCTCCCTATCCCAGACCGGCAACGGAGGATCGAGCATGAGTGTCTTCGACCTCGTGAACGGCTCGAAGATCTCCGTCATCATTCCCGCGCTCAATGAGCAGGAATCCATCGGTCAGGTCGTCGCCTCGATGCCGTGGCCGCTCATCGCAGAATGCATCGTCGTCGACAATGGCTCGACGGACGACACTGCCAGGATTGCAGCCGCGGCAGGAGCGCGCGTCATCACCTCGGCACGCGGCTATGGAGCAGCCTGTAAAGCCGGCTCCGATGCCGCCCTCGCAAGCAGTATGATCCTGGTCTTCATGGATGGTGATGGCAGCGACGTCATTACAGATCTTCCTCGTCTCGTCGCTCCCCTTGAAGCTGGCGAAGCAGATTTCGTTATTGGTTCGCGACTACGAGGACATCGTGAGCCAGGCTCTATGCTGGCTAGCCAGGTCTTCGCGGGGCATCTGGTCTCGCTTCTTCTTCGCCTGCTGTACGGTATCCGCTATACCGATATGGGGCCATTCCGCGCTATTTGCCGGTCGTCATTACAACAGCTCAATATGTCAGAGATGACCTACGGTTGGAATTTGGAGATGCAGGCCAAGGCGGCGCAACAGCATCTCCGCGTACAGGAGATTCCCGTCGACTACCAATGCAGAAAGGGCGGAGTCAGCAAAGTATCGGGCAATCTCGCTGCCAGTTTTAAGACCGGGATACGGATATTGGCGGTGCTGCTTCGCATTGCATTCTCTCGAACCACCTAGTTTCTTCGCAAGGACTATATAGCGCTTCGCTCTTCAACTCATTCCAGGACACACCTATGGCTGCACATCAAAAACGCGCACTTGTCACCGGAGGCGCAGGCCTCATCGGCTCTCACATCGTTGACCTGCTTCTGAGCGAAGGTTGGACCGTTCGCATCCTCGATAATCTGGAACCGCAGACTCACAAGAACGGCGAGCCCGAGTGGGTCAATCCAGCCGCGGAGTTTCGCCAGGGTAACGTGCAGGACTACGAGACGATGCACTCCGCTTTGATGGATATCGATGTCGTCTTCCACGAGGCTGCCTACGGCGGCTATATGCCGGAGATGGCGAAGTATGTCCTGGTGAATAGCTTCGGCACCGCACAGATGCTGGAGATCATTCGCGACCATCATCTTCCTATCCGCAAAGTCCTCGTGGCAAGTTCGCAGGCGGTCTACAGCGAAGGCGCCGCGAATTGCCCGGAGCACGGCCACGTCGTTCCCCTGCTGCGTCCCGCCGAACAGCTCCGCGCCGGTGATTTCAGTGTGCACTGTCCCATCTGTGGCAAGCCCACAACTTCCATTCCGACCCCGGAGGCTACGCCCGGCGGTGGCGAGACAGTCTATGCCCTCACCAAGGTCGATCAGGAACGTCTTGTGCTGCTCTGGGGGAAGCAGACAGGAATCCCGACAGTCGCCCTGCGGTATTCCTGCACCTATGGTCCTCGCCAGTCACTTTTCAATCCCTATACCGGAGTGATCGCCATCTTCTGCACGCGCCTCCTGAATGGCCAGCCGCCCATCATGTATGAAGACGGCGGCCAGACCCGGGACCTGTGCTTCGTAGAAGACATCGCGCGCGCCAACCTGCTTGCAGCCACTACCGACAAGCTGGACGGCCTGCCCGCCAACGTCGGCAGCGGACGGGCGACCAGCGTTCGCGACCTCGCTGGCATCATCGCGAACCAGCTCGGCGTGAAGCTCGCGCCGCTGGCGAGAGGGGAGTTTCGCCCTGGTGAGATTCGCTCGCTCATCTCGGACATCAGCCGCATTCGCACGATCGGATACGAACCCCGGACCACCATCGAGCAGGGGATCGCGCGCTATATCGACTGGATCAAGACGCAGGGTGCGGTCGAAGACTATTTCTCGAAGGCCGAGGCAGGCCTGCGCGCGAAAGGAATCGTTCAAAGCGTACAAAGTCCGGGTTCGTGATCACTGGGATTCGACGACGGATCGACGCAATACTGGCTAGAATTCGGTATGGTCTCCCAGGTTCCTACACTTTTCCAATGGCTCGGTGGTTCAGAAGCTCTTTCTGCGCTTATAGAGCGCTTTTACCAGAAGGTGCCGGCCGACCCAATCCTCGAACCCCTGTTCCGCCATATGGATCCGGCCCACTTCGAGCACGTCGCCAAATTCATCGCTGAAGTTCTGGGTGGTCCTGCTGAGTATTCGTCGCAGCACGGTGGGCATGCCGCGATGATTCGCCATCACCTCGGAAAAGGCATCACGGAGCAGCAGCGTCAGCACTGGGTGCGGCTCCTCCTCGAAACGGCTGATGAGTTGAATCTTCCTTCCGACCCGGAGTTTCGGTCCGCGCTTGTCGCATACCTGGAATGGGGTTCTCGCCTTGCCGTCATCAATTCTGCGCTTCCATCCGATACCCAAGTTGAAGAAGCTCTCATGCCCGCATGGAATTGGGGTGTCCCGGGAGGGCCTTACGAGCCCGAACCGGAAACATCCGACCCAAACCGTAGCTGAATGTGCCGTAAGCCTTTCATCGAATGAATCGGGTAGATACGTTATGCAATTTTTGACTGTATAAAACATCGGGCGAGCTCATGAAGAATGAGCTCGCCCGATGTTTCAGTTTATGTTTCACGAGTGATCGCGATATACGTCAAGCTACAAATACAGCGAGTTAGATGTCGAGGTTCTTTACATCCAGCGCGTTCTCTTCGATGAACTTGCGGCG encodes:
- a CDS encoding glycosyltransferase family 87 protein produces the protein MSSDSTTRWSYARPWLTNAALILIGSGLLLLTRQLISEFSHFTIGFSGVSGWSAILYALAVLVILTQPVNRYTFGIILAFAIAFRLVTLLPAPYLSTDIYRYAWDGVVQHAHISPYRYVPGDPALTFLRAPNQNLFDHINRRDYAHTIYPPVAQFIFYIVTFLNPTVTFMKLAMVLFEGLTLYALLEFLRELGVRREQSLLYAWCPLLVWEIGSSGHLDSAAMAFIALALLARYRRQSLLTGLFLGLAIMTKMYPLVLLPALFRRGEYRMPATVAGVVALGYACYSSVGLGVFGFLGSYVQEEGMDTGTRYFLLELTQHVPGLHNLSSKPYLAFVALVFAVLMIWCWRTCCSPVPLKVETGQTRRFGLPADADFLVPAFALALALMLLFSPHYPWYVAWLVPFLALVPDITVFAYICGLFYLCTTAIAVGTGPLQFLLNKMLYGSVLLAFVLDIVLRRWPILHPSPKPPYPRPATEDRA
- a CDS encoding group II truncated hemoglobin encodes the protein MVSQVPTLFQWLGGSEALSALIERFYQKVPADPILEPLFRHMDPAHFEHVAKFIAEVLGGPAEYSSQHGGHAAMIRHHLGKGITEQQRQHWVRLLLETADELNLPSDPEFRSALVAYLEWGSRLAVINSALPSDTQVEEALMPAWNWGVPGGPYEPEPETSDPNRS
- a CDS encoding glycosyltransferase family 2 protein; this translates as MSVFDLVNGSKISVIIPALNEQESIGQVVASMPWPLIAECIVVDNGSTDDTARIAAAAGARVITSARGYGAACKAGSDAALASSMILVFMDGDGSDVITDLPRLVAPLEAGEADFVIGSRLRGHREPGSMLASQVFAGHLVSLLLRLLYGIRYTDMGPFRAICRSSLQQLNMSEMTYGWNLEMQAKAAQQHLRVQEIPVDYQCRKGGVSKVSGNLAASFKTGIRILAVLLRIAFSRTT
- a CDS encoding TIGR04282 family arsenosugar biosynthesis glycosyltransferase, translating into MPYTLLDPSCTDSSLKSKCALAVMAKAPRPGKVKTRLSPPLTLEQSAALNVCFLRDTTQNIAEVARTSQAAGLISYTPVGDESLFDGLLPEDFALVAQRGDGFGERLLAAAEDILLCGFGAVCLIDSDSPTVPAEAFRQAVEELNRPGDRIVLGASNDGGYYLIGLKAPHPEPFVNIHWSTSTVYAETVSAITSAGIELVELPLWYDVDDGETLNLLRDELLGEIPPPFTGMPGYSAPHSRRFLLDLFGAGK
- a CDS encoding NAD-dependent epimerase/dehydratase family protein, which gives rise to MAAHQKRALVTGGAGLIGSHIVDLLLSEGWTVRILDNLEPQTHKNGEPEWVNPAAEFRQGNVQDYETMHSALMDIDVVFHEAAYGGYMPEMAKYVLVNSFGTAQMLEIIRDHHLPIRKVLVASSQAVYSEGAANCPEHGHVVPLLRPAEQLRAGDFSVHCPICGKPTTSIPTPEATPGGGETVYALTKVDQERLVLLWGKQTGIPTVALRYSCTYGPRQSLFNPYTGVIAIFCTRLLNGQPPIMYEDGGQTRDLCFVEDIARANLLAATTDKLDGLPANVGSGRATSVRDLAGIIANQLGVKLAPLARGEFRPGEIRSLISDISRIRTIGYEPRTTIEQGIARYIDWIKTQGAVEDYFSKAEAGLRAKGIVQSVQSPGS